One Engystomops pustulosus chromosome 7, aEngPut4.maternal, whole genome shotgun sequence DNA window includes the following coding sequences:
- the IL17C gene encoding interleukin-17C — protein sequence MSENKDQSRTQVSIQSLALASNSCYTTRLRESPAATMHSLLVASLLAIFFLGTCYAKKHIPHKQHHRHNNQDSYCFSHEDLENSPLEVVNHFVSNKVHWERYSAVNLVPELEDIESRRKRRRRDSADNCPDMNVLLKGRALNERSISPWSYRIDIDEKRFPQKLAFAQCLCNYCISSVSGKQNSALNSVPIYQTMLVLRRRTCPTNSNLWTFTLEYLKVPVACTCSVPRN from the exons ATGTCAGAGAACAAGGACCAAAGCAGAACTCAAGTGAGCATCCAATCCCTGGCTCTAGCTTCTAATAGCTGCTACACAACAAGACTCAGGGAGAGCCCAGCAGCCACAATGCACAGTCTG TTGGTTGCCTCGTTGTTGGCAATTTTCTTTCTCGGCACCTGCTATGCAAAGAAACATATACCACATAAGCAACATCATCGCCACAATAACCAAGATAGCTACTGCTTCAGTCATGAAGACCTGGAAAATTCACCATTAGAAGTTGTCAATCACTTTGTTAGCAACAAAGTGCATTGGGAAAGATACTCGGCAGTGAATCTGGTGCCTGAACTGGAGGACATTGAGAGCAGAAGAAAAAGACGTAGGAGAGACTCAGCAGATAACTGCCCGGACATGAATGTTTTGTTAAAAGGAAGAGCCCTGAACGAGCGGTCTATTTCACCATGGTCTTATCG CATTGACATCGATGAGAAACGTTTTCCACAGAAGTTGGCATTTGCTCAATGTCTCTGCAATTACTGTATCAGTTCTGTATCCGGGAAGCAAAACTCAGCCTTGAATTCTGTCCCAATCTATCAGACAATGTTGGTACTACGTAGAAGGACCTGTCCTACCAATTCTAACTTGTGGACCTTCACTCTGGAATACCTAAAAGTTCCCGTGGCATGCACCTGTTCTGTGCCACGTAACTAG